GATGATCTGCTGGCCTGTATGAAAGACGATCAGATCTCTCCACAAAAGAAGGTAGACCAGCTGGCCGGGGAACTGGCCACTTTCCATCACCACGATGGATTTAGCAGCTGCCGGAATATGGGAGCACTGATTGCTGAACAGTTGAAAATCTATGCATAATTCATCACAACCATGAACAAACTTAAGAACAGGTGGCTCATTGCAGCCTCCGCAGTTGGGATCCATCTCTCCATTGGCTCTGTGTACGCCTGGAGTGTGTACACAAAACCGTTAATAGCACAACTGGGATGGGGACTGAAAGAGACACAGTTTACATTCAGCCTGGCTATTTTTTTCCTTGGTATGTCAGCTGCCTTCCTGGGCAGTTATGTTGAAAAGCTAGGCCCGAAAAAATCCGGGCGACTTGCGGCGCTTTTCTTCGGTGTAGGCATAGCAGGTTCAGGATTGGCAGTATATGCGCACTCACTGTGGGGGCTGTACCTGTCTTATGGCGTTGTTGGTGGTATCGGTCTGGGCCTGGGCTATATCACACCTATTACCTCACTGGTAAAATGGTTCCCTGACAAGAAAGGGCTGGCCACCGGTCTGGCGATTATGGGATTTGGTTTTGCCGCATTGATCAGTAGCCCGCTCATTGTATACCTGATCGGACATACCAGTATTCCCACTACCTTCTTTATCATGGGTGGTAGCTACTTTGTAGTAATCCTGGCTGCGTCTTCTTACATTGCACCGCCTCCTGAAGGTTATGGCGGACCAGCAAAAACAAAGGAAATTACAGGGCTGACAGCGAAGGAAGCTATCCGTACTAAGAAATTCTGGTACCTGTGGATCATGTTCTTCCTCAATATCAGTTGTGGTATCGCCATCATTTCCGCAGCTTCTCCAATGGCGCAGGAATCTGCCGGTTTGACCACAGCAGCTGCAGCCGCAATGGTTGGGTTCATGGGGATCTTCAATGGCGGTGGCCGTATTGGCTGGTCTGCAGCGTCTGACTTCCTGGGAAGACCCAATACCTATATTACCTTCCTCTGTATTGAAATTGCGGCATTCCTGTTATTGCCTGGGGTGCACAATGCACTGTTATTCCAGCTGTTGATATTTTTGATCGTTTCCTGCTATGGTGCAGGTTTCTCCACCACCACTGCCTATATCAGTGACCTGTTTGGTACAAAGGAACTGGGTGCGATAGTAGGGTATATGCTTACTGCATGGGCTGCTGCCGGTATGGCGGGTCCGCTGTTCGCCGCAATCGCAAGAAGTGCAAGTACCAGTTACAATGGAACATTATATTGCTTTAGCGTGCTGCTGGTGATTGCGCTGGTATTTTCCATACTGCTGAAGCGGTTATTAAATAAGACTAGTTGATTTTTTGCAATAACGTTAGTATTTAGTGGGATAATAAATGCCGGTTATGTATCGCTTTTATATTCCCACTATTTTCTTTTTGATCACATCAGCGCCAGCTTCACCCACCCAGTCTTTTAATTTCCTCTCTCGCAGCATTGTTTGCAAAATCCACATTTCCGCCTTATTTTGTTTGTCCCGGAAACAAATTAAAACTTAATATAAGTATGACCACAAGAAGAACTTTCCTTACCCAGGCAGGCCTGCTCGGCGCCGGACTGGCGTTTGGGCTCTCGTCGAACCGTTTACTGGCTGCTGGTAAGATCAATGCAAAAGCAGGATTGCAGCTCTATTCCCTCCGCGAAGAACTACCCAAAGATGTAAAAGGCGTGATCGCAAAAGTAGCTGCCGCCGGCTACAAACAAGTAGAAACCTACGGCTATAGCAAAAAGAATGGCTTCTGGGGACTCAGCGCCCAGGAATTCAAAGCCCTGCTCACTAAGCATGGCCTCACCAGCCCAAGCGGACACTACGCCCTGGACACCGAAGCAGATCAGGACGCTTCTATTGAGGCTGCCAAAATACTGGGACAGGAATACCTGACCATGGCTTACATCGATGAAAAGAAGCGCAAAACAGCTGCTGATATCAAAAATGTAGTTGCTGAACTGAATAAACTGGCTGATAAAGCAAAGAAACACGGCCTGAAAATGGCGTACCATAACCACGATTTCGAATTCAATACCGTGGATGGCGTAATGCTGTACGAAGAACTGCTGAAGGGTACCAACCCTGCACTGGTGCATTTCGAAATGGATATTTACTGGGTAGTGCGTTCGGGTCAGGATCCTGTTGCCTGGATCAACAAATACCCTGGCCGCTTTACCATGGTACATGTGAAAGATATGGATAAGGCCAACCCTGAACTGAACACCGAAGTTGGTAAAGGAAGTATTAATTTCAAAACCATCTTTGCAAAAGCAAAAACGGCTGGTATTAAATATTATATCGTAGAACAGGAGAATTTCTCCATCGATCCTTACGAGAGCATCACAGAAAGTTCAAAATACCTGCGTACAGTATTATTTGCATAAAAAACAGGAGGTGTCATCAATAAATGAACCTCCTGAGAAGTATATGACAGCATAAAAAGAGCTTGTATCAATTATTGGTACAAGCTCTTTTCATTAGCCAAAACTAACAGCATTCTCTTTATCCGTTAAATATTCTTTGACGGTTTCCCTGCTCACAACCCCCAGCAACCGGCCATCCTGCACCACCGGTACCTGTACCAGGTGTTCGTCCGGCAACTCATCCCAGCAATCAAAAATAGTCATATTACCATTCATCAGTTTCGCGCCTTTGTCCATCATAGTATAGACTTTCCGTCTGTAGTAGCCAGGCGCCTGACTAAAGTGGATGACCTGGCTATCAATGACCCCAATAGGAGACTGGTTGTTCAGTACCACATAAGAGCGGTGATGGTCACCCAGCAGATAAGCATTGGCTTCTTCCATGGTAACGGAAGCATTCACAGTTTTGAAGTCTTTATTTACAATATCTCCCAGACACACATTTTTTACACGTGGTTTCAGCACCAGTCTTTTTTCAGTAGCACCCATCAGCAACAGGTACAGTCCGAAGAAGACCAGCCAGCGGTTCAGCAGCACGGTGCCACCCACAAAGAACAGCAAACCCAGTATGCGGGTTCCCATCAGGGACGCCTGTGGAGAAAGGAGTCTTTCCATGTCCATCGGAAAGGCGGGAAGCAGGTTAAACACCACGAGCATTACGTTGATATTATGTAAGAATACCAGGTAGTTGTTAGGTGTGATATTGAATACCAGCTGATGTGTATCCCAGAATGGTGTATAATCATCCAGGAAAGGCAGCAACAGCAGGGCGATGAAAAGATTTACAGCAGGACCTGCAAAGGTGATCAGTAACAGGTGACCTCTTTTTTCAGGCTGCATAGCAATTGTAGGAATGCCACCGGTAGGCAGCAGACGGATATTTTTGACAGGTATGCCTGCATGAATACTCGCCAGGGTGTGGCCCAGTTCGTGCAGCATGACACAACCGAAAATAGACAATATGCCCAGGGCAGTCCATCCTATGCGCTGTGAGTCGCCTCGTGAAATGATCGGGATAAATAGTATCCAACAGCTGACCAGCAGAAAGATCCAGTGTACCCCCACCGGGATACCCTTAATGCGGAAGAGTTTGACGGCGTTTCTCATATGGCGTTTTATTTGATACAAAACTATCTTTTAGGGGACGGGTAGCCTATGATGATGGATGGTTTATATGATGACGGTCATTACCATCTATAAAAATATCCGGCAGGATCTTTTCGAATAATTCTACATTGTCAAGTCATGGAGTCTGCCGGTAGCGTTGTTTTTTGTGGCGGTGGCAGGAGGGGGGATGATGGCGCAGATTGCCGTTACGAATACTTATGTGCAAACGCATGTAGAGGATCGTATGCGCAGCCGGGTGATCAGTTATTATGTGATGGCGTTTGAGGGGATGCTGCCAATCGGGAATTTACTCACAGGCACGATCGCGCACCAGTTGGGAGCTAAGCATACGGTGACAATGCAGAGCATTGCCGGTGCCGTATGCGTCGCGTTATTTAAATATTATACCAGGTCTGTCAGACAGGATACCCCACATAGATCAGCGGAGGCAATCCCTTAAATACAAACGCTGTCACACCACATAACCACATGGGGTGATTGATTTCAGTACCCTTGTAGAAAGGCATCATATAGATACCGCCTGTGATACTGTCCTGGAGGTTCTCTGTAAGGTGGAGTACGTCTGCACCTTCAAAAGGTTCGTCGCTCAGTTCCAGGTAAACTTCATCGGATTGATTGCTTACAGTGTCGAGCATCGTATCGGCGCCTTCTACCATTTGCAGGGCTTCAATACCGTCTGTCCATTCCGGCAGGTCTATATACCAGCTGCCTTTTTCGGTTTTGTAAAATCTGAATGTCTTTTTCATCTTGTTTCTATTTACCAGGGCAGTTGGAGCCAGGGGCTTTCGTCCCTCTCCAGTAAATATCTGGCAATTGCAGCTACGTCCCGGTTGCCGGAGTGAATACCACCCCACATGGCGCGGCCGAGAATATAACTTTTAGCATAGGATTCCCAATCAGTATAGGTGATGTGGGCCAGTTCACTGGCGGCGTCAATGAAGGCCCAGGCTTCTGATTCGTTGATAATGCGGGCTTCGAGGCAGAGTCTTGTGAGGAAGACGAGCCGGCCACAATCCCAGCCGATCATACCGTATTTCAAAATATCCTGTTCATCCTGTAGGATACCGTCCTGCAGCAATTCAGGCATAGTATCTATCAGGTTATGTAGTTGGGAATACACTTTTCCCTTATCTTCTTCTTCCTGAAAACTTTGATCTATAATATCTTCCTGTTCCTCCGCCGTTTTGGCCATCAAAGCCCTGTAAATTGCCGGCAGATAATAGCGATATCCCTTGTCCCGCAGGTAAACCAGTTTTGCCCTGGCATCACTGGCGGTTTTTAGTTTCCAGTAGCTTTGCAGCAGGGTACCGTTTACATAAGATTTATCCAATCCTGTAGCCAGGGTATTGATATATGCATGTGTCATCTCGCTGTAGATGGCCCCCAGTGCTATTTTCTTGTACTGGCTGTTTGTAAGGGTGCTGTTCTCATCACGGTGTATGGGGGTAAAAGGTTTTCTCTTTTTTTTAGATGAAAATAAAGGTAAAACCCTCGTATATACGAAATAACCCACGGCAGCGCCTATGATGAGCCAGGTCAGGATAGTTTTCATGATAATCCGAAAATTAATTGGGAAAATTGGGTGCTAACAATTCTCAAACATTTATTTCATGTCCCTATTATTTAAAGGCAAGATAGGAAATAATTTTTGCTCCCACCAAAAAGCATTGTTTTTTTAACCAGCTGCAGGCAATCTGGTGCCCGCCTAAAATGTACGCCAGGTACAAATCTGCTGTGAACCATTAAACCTATTTACGTCTTCGGCAGATGGGCCGCCAAAGCTGCCATCCTGCAACCATCTACTGTAACACTCAATGGGCATGAACGGGGCAATAAAATTCGTGCCATCCAGGTAAATTAATAAACTAAAATTGCTGCTCCTTCTGGCATCAGCTGTTTGTTGCAACCAAACATCGCCGCCTTCGTGGAACCATGCGGCCTTCCTGGCCCCGGGCAGGTCGGCAGGCACTGCGTGAATACCTTCATGCACCATGGCTCCCTGCTGGTAAGCCGCGCTCCGGCATTTTTACCATTATCCCCCAAAAAGAAGAAGCTGCCATCTATAAAGATAGCAGCTTCGGTATTGTTGTTATGACAAGTACATTAACCCCGGGCAGGCTCTTTAGGAGCCTCATGTTTTGTTTTAATCCCCAGCAGCGAGTACAAAGGGCAAAAGCCGGTTAGGCTGGTCAGCAGAAGAATCACTGCTATGATCATGAAAAGGCTGTCTGTAAGTATCTTGTTGTAAAACAGGAAGATGGTGATGATGGCTAGAATTACGCGGATCAATCCATCAACTGTACCGACATTTTTTTTCATAGCGTTTAATTTTTAAATCAGTTTAAAGGTAAAAGAAATAAAGTCGTGGAATGGTGATATTCGTCATTAATAGTACTGATCATGGTGGATACTACCAATGGAAGTTTTCTATAGAATATTAATCGTGGAATCGTAATACCTGAACGTTGTCTCTCTGTTTGCAATATACAAAAAAATAAAAAAACAACCTTATTTCACCTTCCTTTCACCTCCGAAGCCTGCTATGAAATTGATCGCTGCGATTAAATTACCACCCTTACTGATCGCCCCGTCAAAGTTCCTGCCAAATGAGAAGGTCACTTTTCTGTTCTTCGCAATCTCGTATTCTGTGCTCAACACGAGTCTCCATGAGGGATCCAGTACGGTATTGCCAATCACACTGCGGTACAATCCTTCCCCGCTCAGGGTAAATTTATCGTTCAATGTACTGAGCAGGAAACGCGCACCCACATCGAATGTAGAAGCATGATCTGCACTGATCTTGCCGTCAGGATCTGCAAAGATCACTTCAGGGTGATACAGGTAGCGGGCAATAAACATGGAGGTAATGCCTTTGTTCCCGTTTTCATAACCACCCGTGAGCCATGCACCGGCTTTGTTGATCAGGCTATTGTCGAAGCGATTATCGGGGAAGTCGGCCACCATACCGGTAGTGAAATCCAGGAATACACCCTTGCGTTCAGTAGGGAAAGCCGCCGCGATGGCCTTGGCCCGCCGAAAAGGTTCGGATGAGGGAAGACCTTCCTGCTGGATGGAATCCACGAGGTTGTGCATGCGCTGCAGGTCCCTTTTCAGCCTGGCAATGCTGTCCTGCTTAATATTATTCGGCAGGGTGGTATTAGCGCCCAGCGCCGCCCTTAAACCTTTAAGGATTTCCAGTGAATCGGTATACATATTGGGCAACTCATATGCCTTTAGCAGGTCTTCCTGGGCCTTAATCAGGTCCATATACGCCTTTCGGGTATTCGCGGACCATTTTGGTCTGATAATGGCAAATTTTATCCCGATGGCGACCTTTGTTGTCTTCAGACTATCCACATCTTCCTGTCCCTCCGGTCCCATATGCGTAAAGCCCGCAGAGATAGTAAAGGATTGCAGGAAGGCATGTTTGCTGCTGTCAAAATCCTTCAGGGTATACTTCTTTGCCCCCCATAAAAAGGGAGCTATTTCGAACGCATAGCTATTGGGAATGGCCGTGAGGTTGTTGGTCGCATTCTGCACAGAAAGCCTGAAACTATTCAGGTCCGAAGGCCGTTCAATCGCACTGGTTGAGATACCCAGCATGTTAAAAGCCGGCGATACCGGCGATTTCAGTACATCCAGCGTGATGGTCGTGTCAATATTCAGCTGGGCCTTTACGTCCAGGCATAGTATGGCCAGTATGCCGACAATAAATAAAATTCGTTTCATGAGGGAGCGGTTAAGAGAAATCAGTGAAGAAAATAGTGATTTTGTAAGCGGCAGAATCACCCTGTTCCTGCACTGTTCTTTCCATATAGTACCTGTAGGGCGCAGTGCCACCGGTGAGTGAAAAGTCAAGGCTGGTCAGGTTCGTAACAGTAGATACGTCTGTAATGATGGTATATACTTCCAGGAACTTGTTCACGAGGGAATTGCCGGTACCGATTTTGAAATTGGTGATGGCACCCTGAATATTACTCACTTGTTTGGTGGAGTCAATGATCACATCGGATACAGCAGATTGCCCGGTGGTACCGGGAAATAAATTCATAACAATAGGGCTGTCAGTGCGATCTATTTTATACTCATCATAATGATTCGTCTTGCCGGTGGTATCAGCAAAGACCTTTTTTAGTGGCGTGATAGACATGTCTCGGTTTTTTGGTTTTAGCTACAGGTTTGGCAAGCAATATTCTGGGGTTTGAACTGAAAATTGGTTGAAATAGCTCTATGCAAAATAAGCATTCGTACGTTTTTTGTAAAAATAAATAATTTATTATATTTACTTAATATTTAATGCCCGGGACAAAAAAGTACCTATCTCTATTTATAACCCAGATCTGAGCTGGCTGGTTCCTTTTATAAAATATGATTAACTGATCACTGATCGTATCCGATGGGGTAGAAAGGGAAGATTATCCAACGATGTATTACCAGTACTTATTCTCTGGCCGACCAAAAGGCCTTGTTAAAAAAGAGGTATATCAAAAGGTAGATACACCTCTTTTTTGATTCGGATACCTGACGGACCAGATTCCATTTTATGCGATTCTCAGGAATTTCATTTATTTATGATAGACCTCCTTTTTAAAATTAGAACCTAAATGTGGCATTCGCCAGTAACTGCCGCAGCGGCTGCGGATTTGCAGTAAATGAATGGGCCCAGTATTTCTTATTTCCAATATTATTCGCCGCTATCCCAAATCTCCACTGTGCTGCCTCATAAAAGAGGGAAGCATTTGCCAACACATAAGAAGGAATAATAATCGTATTATCTGCATCATAAAAACTCTGATCTGCATAATT
This Chitinophaga sancti DNA region includes the following protein-coding sequences:
- a CDS encoding OFA family MFS transporter, whose product is MNKLKNRWLIAASAVGIHLSIGSVYAWSVYTKPLIAQLGWGLKETQFTFSLAIFFLGMSAAFLGSYVEKLGPKKSGRLAALFFGVGIAGSGLAVYAHSLWGLYLSYGVVGGIGLGLGYITPITSLVKWFPDKKGLATGLAIMGFGFAALISSPLIVYLIGHTSIPTTFFIMGGSYFVVILAASSYIAPPPEGYGGPAKTKEITGLTAKEAIRTKKFWYLWIMFFLNISCGIAIISAASPMAQESAGLTTAAAAAMVGFMGIFNGGGRIGWSAASDFLGRPNTYITFLCIEIAAFLLLPGVHNALLFQLLIFLIVSCYGAGFSTTTAYISDLFGTKELGAIVGYMLTAWAAAGMAGPLFAAIARSASTSYNGTLYCFSVLLVIALVFSILLKRLLNKTS
- a CDS encoding sugar phosphate isomerase/epimerase, with product MTTRRTFLTQAGLLGAGLAFGLSSNRLLAAGKINAKAGLQLYSLREELPKDVKGVIAKVAAAGYKQVETYGYSKKNGFWGLSAQEFKALLTKHGLTSPSGHYALDTEADQDASIEAAKILGQEYLTMAYIDEKKRKTAADIKNVVAELNKLADKAKKHGLKMAYHNHDFEFNTVDGVMLYEELLKGTNPALVHFEMDIYWVVRSGQDPVAWINKYPGRFTMVHVKDMDKANPELNTEVGKGSINFKTIFAKAKTAGIKYYIVEQENFSIDPYESITESSKYLRTVLFA
- a CDS encoding site-2 protease family protein → MRNAVKLFRIKGIPVGVHWIFLLVSCWILFIPIISRGDSQRIGWTALGILSIFGCVMLHELGHTLASIHAGIPVKNIRLLPTGGIPTIAMQPEKRGHLLLITFAGPAVNLFIALLLLPFLDDYTPFWDTHQLVFNITPNNYLVFLHNINVMLVVFNLLPAFPMDMERLLSPQASLMGTRILGLLFFVGGTVLLNRWLVFFGLYLLLMGATEKRLVLKPRVKNVCLGDIVNKDFKTVNASVTMEEANAYLLGDHHRSYVVLNNQSPIGVIDSQVIHFSQAPGYYRRKVYTMMDKGAKLMNGNMTIFDCWDELPDEHLVQVPVVQDGRLLGVVSRETVKEYLTDKENAVSFG
- a CDS encoding MFS transporter, whose protein sequence is MAVAGGGMMAQIAVTNTYVQTHVEDRMRSRVISYYVMAFEGMLPIGNLLTGTIAHQLGAKHTVTMQSIAGAVCVALFKYYTRSVRQDTPHRSAEAIP
- a CDS encoding DUF6717 family protein, with protein sequence MKKTFRFYKTEKGSWYIDLPEWTDGIEALQMVEGADTMLDTVSNQSDEVYLELSDEPFEGADVLHLTENLQDSITGGIYMMPFYKGTEINHPMWLCGVTAFVFKGLPPLIYVGYPV
- a CDS encoding DUF1266 domain-containing protein, with the protein product MKTILTWLIIGAAVGYFVYTRVLPLFSSKKKRKPFTPIHRDENSTLTNSQYKKIALGAIYSEMTHAYINTLATGLDKSYVNGTLLQSYWKLKTASDARAKLVYLRDKGYRYYLPAIYRALMAKTAEEQEDIIDQSFQEEEDKGKVYSQLHNLIDTMPELLQDGILQDEQDILKYGMIGWDCGRLVFLTRLCLEARIINESEAWAFIDAASELAHITYTDWESYAKSYILGRAMWGGIHSGNRDVAAIARYLLERDESPWLQLPW
- a CDS encoding DUF2892 domain-containing protein; its protein translation is MKKNVGTVDGLIRVILAIITIFLFYNKILTDSLFMIIAVILLLTSLTGFCPLYSLLGIKTKHEAPKEPARG